The Stomoxys calcitrans chromosome 3, idStoCalc2.1, whole genome shotgun sequence genome includes a region encoding these proteins:
- the LOC106089432 gene encoding protein PET117 homolog, mitochondrial gives MSMSSKLTLAASFIVSGAIIGYVHLKQTTDREKLHEGVVRDVERQQRRKMENTYVLQKQIDLTKQLKQLQQQSQEGDVNTGQ, from the exons ATGTCCATGTCCTCAAAACTAACTTTGGCCGCTTCATTCATAGTGTCGGGAGCAATAATTGGCTACGTTCACCTTAAACAAACAACTGACAG agaAAAACTTCACGAGGGAGTTGTTCGAGATGTGGAAAGACAACAGCGCCGTAAAATGGAAAACACTTATGTTCTACAAAAACAGATTGATCTGACCAAACAACTAAAACAATTGCAGCAACAGAGTCAGGAGGGGGACGTAAATACTGGGCAGTAG
- the LOC106089577 gene encoding protein amnionless, translating into MKLPHLVIGSFIFLLCFAPLKLAGATKWLIENPGFDDPAAWIDEYLPCAREQVVFPETYQALLPLPSKVDVGGFILPRNGAIFLPQESTITLEVNNKARDCDKGKAYLKQPTVHKWFDPKTWRSSKEVQDNKAIPKMERVPCNNEPVVIQGRGPVALDLENVPYLRMGQISFSGSLLAKDYLKQLLYNDLGQFLFRNQDGVTVEYYHHDVCGCHRDFNNFAEPICHNIAETCERPHCLKSIIPYGSCCAICGAVIKFQVEYCENKNLHVLTNILEKAIKEQDMQDDLDYYVNYVNSQNYGNYLQAIIADRDGYSEKSIKFLKKLNETIDWRTKLRLDRGRIFAIELSGRYYNPNVSLGSVLLIFLCLILVSVVALVIFAHYNPDNRYLHYVPRWVYDPRLWRSMLQQRNPVFARFDNTRASVITTADVGRTSEFTMGYNAAEGRGGEERKRAFDNPLFGEKPTTSKDAQTEKEQEKLEVLKDVPQLVMESVDMVNSADNGEDEQELTEIRLESSSDEDDDEQQETKE; encoded by the coding sequence ATGAAACTACCTCATCTTGTCATAGGATCATTTATATTCCTGCTTTGCTTTGCTCCACTCAAATTGGCCGGGGCTACAAAATGGTTGATAGAAAATCCTGGTTTCGATGACCCTGCCGCTTGGATCGATGAATATCTGCCCTGTGCTCGTGAACAAGTTGTATTTCCCGAAACATATCAAGCTCTACTGCCGCTGCCCTCAAAAGTTGATGTGGGTGGTTTTATACTACCCAGGAATGGAGCCATTTTTTTACCGCAGGAATCCACCATTACTCTCGAGGTAAACAACAAGGCTAGAGACTGTGACAAAGGCAAGGCCTATTTGAAACAGCCCACTGTACACAAATGGTTTGATCCCAAAACCTGGAGATCATCCAAAGAGGTGCAAGACAATAAAGCCATACCCAAAATGGAAAGGGTTCCCTGCAACAATGAGCCTGTGGTAATACAAGGCCGCGGTCCTGTGGCACTTGATTTGGAGAATGTTCCCTATCTGAGAATGGGACAAATAAGTTTCTCCGGCTCATTGCTGGCCAAAGATTATTTAAAGCAATTGCTCTACAATGATTTGGGTCAGTTTCTGTTTAGAAATCAAGATGGCGTTACTGTGGAATACTATCATCACGATGTTTGTGGCTGCCATAGGGATTTCAATAACTTTGCCGAACCCATATGTCATAATATTGCAGAGACTTGTGAAAGGCCCCATTGTCTGAAGTCCATTATTCCCTATGGCAGTTGCTGTGCCATTTGTGGGGCGGTGATCAAATTTCAAGTGGAATATTGTGAAAATAAAAATCTCCATGTTCTTACGAATATACTGGAGAAGGCCATCAAAGAGCAGGATATGCAAGATGATTTAGACTACTATGTGAACTATGTGAATTCCCAAAACTATGGCAATTACTTGCAAGCCATCATAGCAGATCGTGATGGATATTCGGAGAAGAGCATAAAGTTTCTAAAGAAACTCAATGAAACCATTGATTGGAGAACCAAACTGCGCCTGGATCGAGGACGCATATTTGCCATTGAATTATCTGGACGTTACTATAATCCCAATGTGTCTCTTGGTTCCGTTCTACTCATTTTTCTGTGTCTGATTTTAGTCTCTGTGGTGGCTTTGGTCATCTTTGCCCATTATAATCCCGATAATCGTTATCTACATTATGTACCCCGCTGGGTGTATGACCCTAGGCTTTGGCGTTCTATGTTGCAGCAAAGAAATCCAGTATTTGCACGTTTCGATAATACACGGGCCAGTGTAATTACCACCGCCGATGTGGGTCGAACATCTGAATTCACCATGGGTTACAATGCTGCAGAGGGCAGAGGAGGAGAGGAACGTAAACGGGCCTTTGATAATCCTTTGTTTGGTGAAAAGCCCACCACCTCTAAAGATGCTCAAACTGAAAAGGAGCAAGAGAAATTGGAAGTGCTAAAAGATGTACCACAACTAGTTATGGAAAGTGTGGACATGGTTAATAGTGCAGACAATGGAGAAGATGAACAAGAATTAACGGAAATTCGTTTGGAGTCATCCTCGGATGAGGATGACGATGAGCAGCAGGAAACTAAGGAATAA
- the LOC106089584 gene encoding androgen-induced gene 1 protein isoform X1 codes for MAKNKGNSAAETAYKGIYGALRVLVHLTAAVQFWYAIYYDYKFVHFPDSENRPSPFGGKFRFLTFLDAIIQALYYTISLVNDFVGTNEVSPKKLPMVRKIKDYLMTTFAFPIALHVGITFWGLYAVDRELVFPKALDAVFPTWLNHIMHTNIVVFIVLEMFISFRAYPSRVKGLTGLATFIGAYLVWLHIIKHYSGVWVYPILEVLQFPQRIMFFGGCLGLAVGLYIFGEVLNNLVWSKELKMAQRKHK; via the exons ATGGCAAAAAATAAAGGAAATTCTGCTGCTGAAACTGCATATAAAGGCATCTACGGAGCATTACGCGTTTTGGTACATTTAACGGCTGCAGTTCAATTTTGGTACGCCATATACTACGATTACAAATTCGTTCATTTTCCGGATTCAGAGAACAGGCCATCCCCCTTTGGTGGCAAATTTAGGTTTTTGACATTTTTGGATGCG ATAATTCAAGCTTTGTATTATACCATTTCGTTGGTAAACGATTTTGTGGGTACCAATGAAGTGTCTCCCAAGAAATTACCGATGGTACGTAAAATCAAGGATTATCTGATGACAACCTTTGCTTTTCCCATCGCTTTACATGTTGGCATCACGTTCTGGGGCTTGTATGCCGTTGACCGTGAGTTAGTCTTCCCAAAAGCATTGGATGCTGTTTTCCCCAC tTGGTTAAATCACATTATGCATACCAACATTGTGGTTTTCATTGTATTGGAAATGTTCATCTCTTTCCGTGCTTATCCTTCACGCGTTAAAGGTTTAACGGGATTGGCCACATTTATTGGGGCCTATTTGGTTTGGTTGCACATCATCAAACATTACTCTGGCGTCTGGGTGTACCCTATATTGGAGGTTCTGCAGTTTCCCCAACGTATTATGTTCTTTGGGGGCTGTTTGGGCTTGGCTGTGGGCCTCTACATTTTCGGGGAAGTATTAAATAATCTTGTATGGTCAaaagaacttaaaatggctCAGCGTAAACACAAGTAA
- the LOC106089422 gene encoding splicing factor U2af 38 kDa subunit, with translation MAEYLASIFGTEKDKVNCSFYFKIGACRHGDRCSRIHNKPTFSQTVLLQNLYVNPQNSAKSADGSHLVANVSDEEMQEHYDNFFEDVFVECEDKYGEIEEMNVCDNLGDHLVGNVYIKFRQEADAEKAANDLNNRWFGGRPVYSELSPVTDFREACCRQYEMGECTRSGFCNFMHLKPISRDLRRYLYSRRRRSRSRSRSPRRRRSRSRDRRERGGAGGDNRKRY, from the exons ATGGCTGAGTATTTGGCGTCCATCTTTGGCACTGAAAAAGACAA agtaaattgttcgttttattttaaaataggaGCATGCCGTCATGGTGATCGCTGCTCCCGCATACATAATAAGCCTACATTTTCTCAAACTGTGCTACTTCAGAATCTGTATGTAAATCCCCAGAACTCGGCTAAATCTGCAGATGGTTCTCATTTGGTAGCAAACGTTTCGGACGAAGAAATGCAAGAGCATTATGACAACTTTTTTGAGGACGTTTTTGTTGAATGCGAGGATAAATATGGTGAAATTGAGGAAATGAACGTTTGTGACAACCTTGGAGACCACCTAGTCGGCAATGTCTATATAAAATTTCGCCAAGAAGCAGATGCAGAAAAGGCTGCAAATGATTTGAATAACCGTTGGTTTGGAGGACGTCCGGTGTATTCAGAATTGTCACCGGTAACCGATTTCCGTGAAGCCTGTTGCCGTCAATACGAAATGGGAGAATGTACTCGATCTGGTTTCTGCAATTTTATGCACTTGAAACCAATTTCAAGAGATCTACGCAG GTACTTGTATTCTCGTCGCCGTCGTTCTCGTTCCCGCTCACGTTCACCAAGACGCCGACGCTCCCGTTCCCGCGATCGTCGTGAACGAGGTGGAGCTGGTGGCGATAATCGCAAACGTTACTGA
- the LOC106089708 gene encoding stress-induced-phosphoprotein 1, whose translation MSKVNELKEKGNQALNAEKFDEAIAAYTEAIGLDEKNHVLYSNRSAAYAKAGKFAEALEDAERTIKINPTWAKGYSRKGAAAAGLGDYMKAFEAYNEGLKHDPQNAILLQGRQEITAAVLQHMQGMNSTPMDVDPPASNSTTASSKPAEQPKPAEAPKPAEPNLEEMTEEERQKYKAKKEKEAGNMAYKKKDFDVALKHYNAALELDPTDITFYNNIAAVHFERKDFEECIKTCEKGIEVGRENRADFKLIGKAFARIGNSYRKLEDYHKAKMYYEKAMSEHRTPEVKTSLSEVESKIKEEERKAYIDPAKAEEEKEKGNELFKKGDYSTAIKHYSEAIRRNPDDPKLYSNRAACYTKLAAFDLGLQDCETCIRLDEKFIKGYIRKGKILQGMQKTSKASAAYQKALEMDPNNAEALEGYRACALNLQRNPQEVLKNAMNDPEVQQILKDPAMRLILEQMQNDPNAVKEHLQNPAIADKIMKLMESGIIQIH comes from the exons ATGAGCAAG GTAAATGAACTCAAAGAAAAAGGCAATCAGGCCTTAAATGCCGAGAAGTTTGATGAAGCTATTGCCGCCTATACAGAGGCAATAGGACTGGATGAGAAAAATCATGTTTTATATAGTAATCGTTCGGCTGCTTATGCAAAAGCCGGCAAATTTGCAGAGGCTCTTGAGGACGCGGAGAGAACAATTAAAATAAATCCAACATGGGCGAAAGGTTACTCAAGGAAAGGAGCTGCAGCAGCCGGCTTAGGAGATTATATGAAGGCATTTGAAGCCTACAACGAAG GCCTTAAGCATGATCCACAGAATGCAATTCTTTTGCAAGGTCGTCAAGAAATTACGGCAGCTGTTCTCCAACATATGCAAGGCATGAACAGCACACCCATGGATGTCGATCCGCCAGCTTCCAATAGCACTACCGCTAGTTCGAAACCTGCCGAGCAACCAAAGCCAGCAGAGGCCCCAAAGCCAGCCGAACCTAATTTGGAGGAAATGACAGAAGAAGAACGCCAGAAGTACAAGGCGAAAAAAGAAAAGGAAGCAGGAAATATGGCATACAAGAAGAAAGACTTTGATGTTGCTTTAAAACACTACAATGCAGCCTTGGAATTGGATCCTACAGACATAACATTCTACAATAATATTGCAGCAGTGCACTTTGAACGAAAAGATTTCGAAGAATGCATTAAGACATGCGAAAAAGGCATTGAAGTAGGTCGTGAAAATAGGGCAGACTTTAAATTGATTGGAAAAGCGTTTGCTCGTATCGGTAACTCATATCGTAAATTAGAAGATTATCATAAGGCCAAAATGTACTATGAAAAAGCCATGTCGGAACACCGAACACCCGAGGTGAAGACTTCGTTGAGCGAAGTTGAGAGCAAAATCAAGGAAGAAGAGCGCAAGGCCTACATTGATCCCGCGaaagctgaagaagaaaaagaaaagggTAACGAACTATTCAAAAAAGGCGACTATAGCACTGCCATAAAACATTATTCGGAAGCCATTAGGCGTAATCCTGATGATCCAAAATTATACAGTAATCGTGCAGCATGTTACACCAAACTGGCAGCTTTCGATTTGGGCTTACAAGATTGCGAAACATGTATCAGATTAGATGAGAAATTCATCAAGGGCTATATACGAAAGGGAAAGATTCTTCAAGGAATGCAGAAGACCTCTAAGGCATCAGCGGCGTACCAAAAGGCATTGGAAATGGATCCAAATAATGCTGAGGCATTGGAAGGTTATCGTGCATGTGCTTTGAATTTGCAACGTAATCCACAAGAAGTTTTGAAAAATGCCATGAATGATCCCGAAGTGCAACAGATTTTGAAAGATCCAGCAATGCGATTAATCTTGGAACAAATGCAAAACGATCCAAATGCCGTTAAAGA gCACTTGCAAAATCCAGCGATAGCCGATAAAATTATGAAACTCATGGAATCTGGTATCATACAAATTCATTAG